One Vairimorpha necatrix chromosome 7, complete sequence DNA segment encodes these proteins:
- a CDS encoding putative SP-containing membrane protein, with the protein MNFIYLLLQNISTTKNGENKNGINKLFLNGTLDLVTSENSEKHFNEFCRGKNLKNGWLLNEFDYSEKTKISLQKKKKYATNTTAKNSQDVTINVPCTNENNTDEDTFLETVSNSTKISTNKEHNKCICLVGFCLENSLLGTFLGIIIVFLILVLLIYNFPQLFTKEK; encoded by the coding sequence atgaattttatatatctaCTGCttcaaaatatatcaacaacaaaaaacggagaaaacaaaaacggtattaataaactttttCTAAATGGCACACTCGATTTAGTAACTTCTGAAAATTCGGAAAAGCATTTTAATGAGTTTTGTCGGggaaaaaatttgaaaaatggATGGCTATTAAATGAATTTGATTATAGTGAAAAGACGAAAATTAGCttacagaaaaaaaagaaatatgcCACGAATACTACTGCAAAAAATTCTCAGGATGTAACTATAAATGTACCATGTACTAATGAGAATAATACAGACGAGGATACTTTTTTAGAAACAGTTTCCAATTCAACAAAAATATCGACAAATAAAGAACACAACAAATGTATTTGTTTAGTTGGTTTTTGTTTAGAAAATAGTTTACTGGGTACTTTTTTGGGTATTATAATAGTTTTTCTGATTCTTGTTcttcttatttataattttcctCAATTGTTTACTaaagagaaataa